A single region of the Gossypium arboreum isolate Shixiya-1 chromosome 12, ASM2569848v2, whole genome shotgun sequence genome encodes:
- the LOC108479905 gene encoding IRK-interacting protein-like: MAPSSSSPSSSCSASSSKSPPPPHQSPFFTPIQECEREGQEDGTTPNVSRDKAVAPKHFATPLHAKTTAKSNARKRHESAENGGDGEDGSVSCNKCRPHSREKISVVPLDNNNGVNKHSFSMASPNGIFKSIFHSLTRRSPKSTDVFTSREEQWRIAVAELTHKLIQATRKRDEALLEASRLKHSMAELEKKLDKLEVDCHNLKSGLGECNSNSPYRMGKAHHPRQDRVIRANEKVIQQFLISVSEARSSIRLLSRSLSMQLRHTGSKVCERISLLLQPYDIKVSHSKNPKSLLYLEALLSNAFFEDFESVGFRKNAVNHILNPIDRCEAKYGSFNNLQGLTWEEVLNKGTRYFSEEFSKFCDRKMSEIVAMLGWMRAWPEPLLQAFFVASKSVWLVHLLANSVHPGLPIFRVDKGVRFDSLYMEDMGGERAMKLVPSMVRIMITPGFYVYGNVIKCKVICRYHNNLDTSLINKGLTPSP, translated from the exons ATggctccttcttcttcttctccttcatcTTCTTGTTCTGCTTCTTCCTCTAAATCTCCTCCTCCACCTCATCAGTCCCCTTTTTTCACTCCA ATTCAAGAATGTGAAAGGGAGGGACAAGAAGATGGCACTACCCCAAACGTAAGCAGGGACAAAGCGGTGGCCCCAAAGCACTTCGCAACACCCCTTCATGCTAAAACCACTGCAAAATCCAACGCCAGGAAACGTCACGAGTCTGCTGAAAATGGTGGTGATGGTGAAGATGGCTCTGTTTCTTGCAACAAGTGCAGGCCTCACTCCAGGGAGAAGATCTCCGTGGTTCCTTTAGACAACAACAATGGAGTTAACAAGCATTCCTTTTCCATGGCAAGTCCTAATGGGATATTCAAGTCCATTTTCCATTCTTTAACAAGGAGGAGTCCCAAATCAACTGATGTGTTTACATCCAGAGAAGAGCAGTGGAGAATTGCTGTCGCTGAACTCACACACAAACTTATTCAAGCTACAAGAAAGAGAGATGAAGCACTGCTAGAAGCTTCGAGGTTGAAGCACTCCATGGCTGAGCTTGAGAAGAAGCTTGACAAGCTTGAAGTTGACTGTCATAATTTGAAGTCAGGTCTGGGTGAATGTAACAGCAACTCTCCTTATAGAATGGGTAAAGCTCATCATCCTCGTCAAGATAGGGTCATTAGAGCTAATGAAAAAGTGATTCAACAATTCTTGATCTCTGTCTCTGAAGCTAGGTCTTCCATCAGACTTTTAAGTAGATCACTCAGCATGCAATTAAGGCACACGGGTAGCAAAGTTTGTGAGAGGATATCTCTGCTATTGCAACCTTATGATATAAAGGTTTCCCACTCAAAGAACCCCAAAAGCCTTCTTTATCTCGAAGCTTTGTTGAGCAATGCTTTCTTCGAAGATTTCGAATCCGTTGGGTTTCGGAAGAATGCTGTGAACCACATATTGAACCCCATCGATCGTTGTGAAGCCAAATACGGGTCTTTCAATAACTTACAAGGTTTAACATGGGAGGAGGTCCTGAATAAAGGGACGAGATATTTCAGCGAGGAGTTCAGCAAGTTTTGTGACAGGAAAATGAGTGAAATCGTGGCTATGTTGGGATGGATGAGAGCTTGGCCGGAGCCATTGTTGCAAGCCTTTTTTGTTGCGTCAAAGAGTGTGTGGTTGGTGCACCTTTTGGCCAACTCGGTGCACCCTGGCTTACCAATCTTCAGGGTGGATAAAGGGGTAAGGTTTGATTCACTATACATGGAGGACATGGGTGGTGAAAGAGCCATGAAACTGGTTCCGAGCATGGTTCGGATCATGATCACACCAGGGTTCTATGTCTATGGCAACGTAATCAAATGCAAGGTTATTTGCAGGTACCACAACAACCTGGATACTAGTTTAATCAATAAGGGCTTAACCCCATCCCCTTAG